From one Eptesicus fuscus isolate TK198812 chromosome 21, DD_ASM_mEF_20220401, whole genome shotgun sequence genomic stretch:
- the RDH13 gene encoding retinol dehydrogenase 13 isoform X1: MNRYLVPVSMLGTAVGGAVLLRDYVAGGACPSKATLQGKTVIVTGANTGIGRETALELARRGGNVILACRDMEKCEAAAKDIRGETLNHRVNARHLDLASLKSVREFAKKVIEEEEKVHVLINNAAVMRCPHWTTEDGFEMQLGVNHLGHFLLTNLLLDKLKASAPSRIINLSSLAHVAGHIDFDDLNWEKRKYNTKAAYCQSKLAIVLFTRELSRRLQGTGVTVNALHPGVARTELGRHTGMHSSAFSSFTLGPIFWLLVKSPQLAAQTSTYLAVAEELEGVSGKYFDGLREKAPAPEAEDDEVARRLWAESARLVGLKAS, translated from the exons ATGAACCGCTACCTGGTGCCGGTGTCCATGCTGGGCACGGCGGTGGGCGGCGCCGTGCTGCTCAG GGACTATGTCGCGGGCGGGGCCTGTCCCAGCAAggccacccttcagggcaagacCGTCATCGTCACGGGCGCCAACACCGGCATCGGGCGGGAGACCGCCTTGGAGCTGGCCAGGAGGG GCGGCAACGTCATCCTGGCCTGTCGAGACATGGAGAAGTGTGAGGCGGCGGCCAAGGACATCCGTGGGGAGACCCTGAATCACCGCGTCAACGCCCGGCACCTGGACTTGGCCTCGCTGAAGTCCGTCCGAGAGTTTGCCAAGAAGGTCATTGAAG AGGAGGAGAAGGTGCACGTGCTGATCAACAACGCGGCCGTCATGCGCTGCCCACACTGGACCACGGAGGACGGCTTCGAGATGCAGCTCGGCGTGAACcacctgg GTCACTTTCTCCTGACGAACTTACTGCTGGACAAGCTGAAGGCCTCGGCCCCCTCGCGGATCATCAACCTCTCGTCCTTGGCCCACGTGGCTGGGCACATAGACTTTGACGACCTGAACTGGGAGAAGAGGAAGTATAACACGAAGGCGGCCTACTGCCAGAGTAAGCTGGCCATTGTCCTCTTCACCCGGGAGCTGAGCCGGAGGCTGCAAG gcACGGGCGTGACGGTGAACGCGCTGCACCCCGGCGTGGCCAGGACAGAGCTGGGCCGGCACACGGGCATGCACAGCTCTGCCTTCTCCAGCTTCACTCTCG GGCCCATCTTCTGGCTGCTGGTCAAGAGCCCCCAGCTGGCGGCCCAGACCAGCACCTACCTGGCCGTGGCCGAGGAACTGGAGGGCGTTTCTGGGAAGTACTTCGATGGACTCCGAGAGAAGGCCCCGGCCCCCGAGGCTGAGGATGACGAGGTGGCCCGGCGGCTCTGGGCCGAAAGCGCCCGTCTGGTGGGCTTGAAGGCGTCCTAG
- the EPS8L1 gene encoding epidermal growth factor receptor kinase substrate 8-like protein 1: MSTSVGPEAAPKPSAKSIYEQRKRYSTVVMADVSQYPVNHLVTFCLGEEDGVHTVEDAARKLAVMDSQGRVWAQEMLLRVSPDHVTLLDHVSKEELESYPLSAILRCDVVTPPGRSRSLLLLVCQEPERAQPDVHFFQGLRLGAELMREDVQGALHNYRSGHGDRRAAALRATQEELQRRPAPAAETPPLQRRPSIRAVISPAESATARERPQTEPIPEEEAAPRPGRAEAPRSADPASPDLGPRGPDLAGLQAERDVDILNHVFDDVESFVSKLQKSAEAARVLEHRERGRRTRRREAGEGLLALRAKPPSEAEYTDVLQKIKYAFSLLARLRGNIANPSSPELLHFLFGPLHVIVEMSGGPQLASGVRRPHLTSEAVALLRENVTPSENALWTSLGDSWTRPGVELPPEEGPPYIPEFYSGWEPPAADPQGRPWEDPVEKQLQHERRRRQQSAPQIAVNGHQDPESEAEPQPESEPAGKWVLCNYDFQARNSSELSVKHRDVLEVLDDNRKWWKVRDQRGQEGYVPYNILTPHPGPRGSRSPSPARTLENSTPPPPPTSAPAPAPAPAPARPHWDSCDSLNSLDPGEKEKFCQMLSVNEELQARLAQGRSGPSRTATGPRAPEPQLHPRSDASEVRAWLQAKGFSSGTVDALGVLTGAQIFSLQKEEFRAVSPEEGARVYSQVTVQRALLEDKENVSELEAVMEKQKKKVEGEMETEVI, translated from the exons ATGAGCACCAGCGTCGG CCCAGAAGCTGCCCCCAAACCCAGCGCCAAGTCCATTTATG agcAGAGGAAGCGGTACTCCACGGTGGTGATGGCGGATGTCTCCCAGTATCCCGTCAAT CACCTGGTGACGTTCTGCCTGGGCGAGGAGGACGGCGTGCACACGGTGGAGGACGCCGCCAGGAAGCTGGCCGTCATGGACAGCCAGGGCCGCGTCTGGGCCCAGGAGATGCTGCTGCGCGTGTCCCCCGACCACGTCACGCTGCTCGACCACGTCTCCAAG GAGGAGCTGGAGTCGTACCCGCTGAGCGCCATCCTGCGCTGCGACGTGGTGACGCCGCCGGGCCGGAGCCgctcgctgctgctgctggtgtgcCAGGAGCCCGAGCGCGCGCAGCCCGACGTGCACTTCTTCCAGGGCCTGCGGCTCGGG GCGGAGCTGATGCGGGAGGACGTCCAGGGGGCTCTGCACAACTACCGCTCCGGCCACGGGGATCGAAGGGCGGCGGCGCTCAG GGCCACGCAGGAGGAGCTGCAgcgccgccccgcgcccgccgccgaGACCCCGCCCCTGCAGCGCCGCCCGTCGATCCGCGCAGTGATCAGCCCAGCAGAGTCGGCCACGGCCCGCGAGCGCCCCCAGACGGAGCCCATCCCTGAGGAGGAAGCGGCGCCGAGGCCGGGCCGGGCGGAGGCCCCCAGGAGCGCCGACCCGGCCTCCCCGGACCTGGGCCCCCGCGGCCCGGACCTGGCCGGTCTGCAGGCGGAACGCGACGTG GACATACTGAACCACGTGTTCGACGACGTGGAGAGCTTCGTGTCGAAGCTGCAGAAGTCTGCGGAGGCCGCCCGAGTGCTGGAGCACAGGGAGCGCGGCCGCAGGACCCGGCGCCGGGAGGCCGGCG agggcctCCTGGCGCTGCGGGCCAAGCCGCCCAGCGAGGCCGAGTACACCGACGTGCTTCAGAAGATCAAGTACGCCTTCAGCCTCCTG GCGCGGCTGCGCGGCAACATCGCGAACCCCTCCTCCCCGGAGCTGCTGCACTTCCTGTTCGGACCCCTGCACGTG ATTGTGGAGATGTCCGGCGGACCCCAGCTGGCGAGCGGCGTGCGGCGGCCGCACCTGACGTCGGAGGCCGTGGCGCTGCTGCGGGAGAACGTCACCCCGAGTGAAAACGCGCTCTGGACCTCGCTGGGGGACTCGTGGACCCGCCCGGG GGTGGAGTTGCCCCCGGAGGAGGGACCCCCATATATCCCCGAGTTCTACAGCGGCTGGGAGCCCCCGGCCGCTGACCCGCAGGGTCGCCCCTGGGAGGACCCAGTAGAAAAACAGCTGCAGCACGAGCGGCGGCGCAGGCAG CAAAGCGCCCCCCAGATCGCTGTCAACGG cCACCAGGACCCGGAGTCGGAAGCTGAGCCCCAGCCGGAGTCGGAGCCAGCAGGGAAGTGGGTCCTGTGCAATTATGACTTCCAGGCCCGCAACAGCAGCGAGCTGTCCGTCAAGCATCGGGACGTGTTGGAG GTCCTGGATGACAACCGCAAGTGGTGGAAGGTGCGGGACCAGCGGGGGCAGGAGGGATACGTACCCTATAATATCCTGACACCCCACCCGGGGCCCCGCGGGAGCCGCAGCCCGAGCCCTGCCCGCACTCTG GAGAAcagcactcccccgcccccaccgacctcggccccagccccggccccggcccccgcccctgcccggccccactGGGACAGCTGCGACAGCCTCAACAGCTTGGACCCGGGCGAGAAGG AGAAGTTCTGCCAGATGCTCAGCGTCAACGAGGAGCTGCAGGCGCGCCTGGCCCAGGGCCGCTCGGGCCCCAGCCGCACAGCCACGGGGCCCCGCGCCCCCGAGCCGCAGCTGCACCCGCGCTCCGACGCCTCGGAGGTCCGCGCCTGGCTGCAGGCCAAGGGCTTCAGCTCCGG GACCGTGGATGCGCTGGGAGTGCTGACCGGCGCGCAGATCTTCTCGCTGCAGAAGGAGGAGTTCCGCGCGGTGAGCCCCGAGGAGGGGGCCCGCGTGTACAGCCAGGTCACGGTGCAGCGCGCGCTGCTGGAG GACAAAGAGAACGTGTCAGAGCTGGAGGCCGTGATGGAGAAGCAAAAGAAGAAGGTGGAAGGCGAGATGGAAACAGAGGTCATTTGA
- the RDH13 gene encoding retinol dehydrogenase 13 isoform X2 produces MCLQPRDYVAGGACPSKATLQGKTVIVTGANTGIGRETALELARRGGNVILACRDMEKCEAAAKDIRGETLNHRVNARHLDLASLKSVREFAKKVIEEEEKVHVLINNAAVMRCPHWTTEDGFEMQLGVNHLGHFLLTNLLLDKLKASAPSRIINLSSLAHVAGHIDFDDLNWEKRKYNTKAAYCQSKLAIVLFTRELSRRLQGTGVTVNALHPGVARTELGRHTGMHSSAFSSFTLGPIFWLLVKSPQLAAQTSTYLAVAEELEGVSGKYFDGLREKAPAPEAEDDEVARRLWAESARLVGLKAS; encoded by the exons atgtgcctgcaaccaag GGACTATGTCGCGGGCGGGGCCTGTCCCAGCAAggccacccttcagggcaagacCGTCATCGTCACGGGCGCCAACACCGGCATCGGGCGGGAGACCGCCTTGGAGCTGGCCAGGAGGG GCGGCAACGTCATCCTGGCCTGTCGAGACATGGAGAAGTGTGAGGCGGCGGCCAAGGACATCCGTGGGGAGACCCTGAATCACCGCGTCAACGCCCGGCACCTGGACTTGGCCTCGCTGAAGTCCGTCCGAGAGTTTGCCAAGAAGGTCATTGAAG AGGAGGAGAAGGTGCACGTGCTGATCAACAACGCGGCCGTCATGCGCTGCCCACACTGGACCACGGAGGACGGCTTCGAGATGCAGCTCGGCGTGAACcacctgg GTCACTTTCTCCTGACGAACTTACTGCTGGACAAGCTGAAGGCCTCGGCCCCCTCGCGGATCATCAACCTCTCGTCCTTGGCCCACGTGGCTGGGCACATAGACTTTGACGACCTGAACTGGGAGAAGAGGAAGTATAACACGAAGGCGGCCTACTGCCAGAGTAAGCTGGCCATTGTCCTCTTCACCCGGGAGCTGAGCCGGAGGCTGCAAG gcACGGGCGTGACGGTGAACGCGCTGCACCCCGGCGTGGCCAGGACAGAGCTGGGCCGGCACACGGGCATGCACAGCTCTGCCTTCTCCAGCTTCACTCTCG GGCCCATCTTCTGGCTGCTGGTCAAGAGCCCCCAGCTGGCGGCCCAGACCAGCACCTACCTGGCCGTGGCCGAGGAACTGGAGGGCGTTTCTGGGAAGTACTTCGATGGACTCCGAGAGAAGGCCCCGGCCCCCGAGGCTGAGGATGACGAGGTGGCCCGGCGGCTCTGGGCCGAAAGCGCCCGTCTGGTGGGCTTGAAGGCGTCCTAG
- the RDH13 gene encoding retinol dehydrogenase 13 isoform X3, protein MEKCEAAAKDIRGETLNHRVNARHLDLASLKSVREFAKKVIEEEEKVHVLINNAAVMRCPHWTTEDGFEMQLGVNHLGHFLLTNLLLDKLKASAPSRIINLSSLAHVAGHIDFDDLNWEKRKYNTKAAYCQSKLAIVLFTRELSRRLQGTGVTVNALHPGVARTELGRHTGMHSSAFSSFTLGPIFWLLVKSPQLAAQTSTYLAVAEELEGVSGKYFDGLREKAPAPEAEDDEVARRLWAESARLVGLKAS, encoded by the exons ATGGAGAAGTGTGAGGCGGCGGCCAAGGACATCCGTGGGGAGACCCTGAATCACCGCGTCAACGCCCGGCACCTGGACTTGGCCTCGCTGAAGTCCGTCCGAGAGTTTGCCAAGAAGGTCATTGAAG AGGAGGAGAAGGTGCACGTGCTGATCAACAACGCGGCCGTCATGCGCTGCCCACACTGGACCACGGAGGACGGCTTCGAGATGCAGCTCGGCGTGAACcacctgg GTCACTTTCTCCTGACGAACTTACTGCTGGACAAGCTGAAGGCCTCGGCCCCCTCGCGGATCATCAACCTCTCGTCCTTGGCCCACGTGGCTGGGCACATAGACTTTGACGACCTGAACTGGGAGAAGAGGAAGTATAACACGAAGGCGGCCTACTGCCAGAGTAAGCTGGCCATTGTCCTCTTCACCCGGGAGCTGAGCCGGAGGCTGCAAG gcACGGGCGTGACGGTGAACGCGCTGCACCCCGGCGTGGCCAGGACAGAGCTGGGCCGGCACACGGGCATGCACAGCTCTGCCTTCTCCAGCTTCACTCTCG GGCCCATCTTCTGGCTGCTGGTCAAGAGCCCCCAGCTGGCGGCCCAGACCAGCACCTACCTGGCCGTGGCCGAGGAACTGGAGGGCGTTTCTGGGAAGTACTTCGATGGACTCCGAGAGAAGGCCCCGGCCCCCGAGGCTGAGGATGACGAGGTGGCCCGGCGGCTCTGGGCCGAAAGCGCCCGTCTGGTGGGCTTGAAGGCGTCCTAG